From a region of the Coprococcus comes ATCC 27758 genome:
- a CDS encoding phage holin family protein — MKQKIFIAGSALISLVVNLFGGWDTALETLILFMGIDWFTG, encoded by the coding sequence ATGAAACAGAAGATATTTATAGCAGGAAGTGCGCTGATCAGTCTGGTGGTAAATTTATTTGGTGGCTGGGATACAGCGCTTGAAACATTAATCCTGTTTATGGGAATTGACTGGTTTACCGGATGA